The genomic stretch ACTTCCCAGCACGGTGTCGCTCCGCTTCAGAGCCGTGCAGCGAGGGAGCTCGTCCTTCCTCTCCGTGCGCGACCAGGACGGAGAAATCAGCGTCAGGACCAAAATCGACCGCGAAAAACTCTGCGAAAAGAATCTCAACTGCTCCATCCAGTTCGACGTGCTCACGCTGCCAACCGAGtacctgcagctcttccacGTCGACGTGGAAGTGCTGGACATCAACGATAACGCTCCGCAGTTCGCCCGCTCCGTCATCCCCATTGAGATCTCCGAGAGCGCGGCCGTGGGGGCGCGCATTCCCTTGGACAGCGCCACAGACCCCGACGTCGGTGAGAACTCTCTGTACACGTATGCATTAGAGCCCAACAACTTTTTCAAGATTGACATCCAGGCCAGGACGGATGGGGCTAAATATGCGGAGCTGGTGGTGATCAGGGAGTTGGACCGGGAGGTGCGCGCCACTTACGAACTTCAATATACCGCTTCTGACAGGGGCGTTCCCCCCAGAACGGGTTCGACCCTTCTAAAAATCAACATTGCTGACTCCAACGACAACAGCCCGGTTTTTGAGAAGTCTTCATATGTGATTAACCTCCCAGAAAATTCACCTGTTGGCAATTTGCTCATTAACCTGAACGCCACTGACGCAGATGAAGGCACGAACGCCAAGATCGTTTACTCCTTCAGTAGTCACGTGTCGCCTAAAATCATGGAGACCTTCAAAATCAATGCCGACACCGGTCACCTGACCCTCATCAGGCGCGTGGACTACGAGACCATCAACTCTTATGACATTGATGTCCAAGCGCAGGATATGGGCCCAAACTCAATGCCTGCGCACTGCAAGATCCTGGTGACGGTGGTGGATGTGAATGACAACAAACCGGACATCAGCATCAACCCCATGTCCTCCCAGGGCAACGGGGATGCAGCTTACATTTCAGAGGCCTCTCCTTTGGACAATTTTGTGGCTTTGGTGAGGGTGGAGGACTTGGACTCGGGGGTAAACGGTGAAGTCGACTGCAAGCTTCACAGCCAGGGCTATTTCAAACTGCATAAGAGCAACGAGAACAACTACATGATCCTCACTAATATGTCCTTAGATCGAGAGaagaggtcagagttcagccTGACGGTGGTGGCAGAAGACCGCGGTACTCCCAGTCTTTCCACGGTCAAACATTTCACCGTGCACATCACTGACGAAAACGACAATCCGCCTCGTTTTGAGAAGGGTCGTTATGAGGTCTTCAAATCAGAGAACAATGCCCCCGGAGCCTACTTGACCTCTGTCCTGGCCACTGACCCCGATCTGGACACGAATGGACAGGTGAGCTATTCTATCCTTGAGAACTCAGTTCACGGCAACTCCATCTCCACCTATGTCACCATTGACCCATCTAACGGCGCCATCTATGCACTGCGTACCTTTGACCGCGAGGACGTCAGTCGTATCACCTTTGTTGTGCAAGCCAAAGACGCGGGCAAACCACCAATGAGCAGCAACGCCACCGTCATCCTCAACATCCTCGATGAGAACGATAACCCTCCGGTCATCGTCGTCCCCCAGCTGTGGAACTTTACAGCTGATGTGCCTGCGTCCAAGTTTACAGAGGCGGGGCAATTAGTGACCATGGTGAGGGCAACCGATCGGGACACAGGGGTCAATGCCGAACTCATCTGCTCAATAGTCAGCGGCAACGAGGAGAGTTTTTTCCTAATTGATCCGAGAACCTGTGAGATCCACGCCAACACCAGCCTGGAGAACTACCCTCATGAGCATGCAGAGCTGACCGTCATGGTCCGCGATCAAGGGAGAGAGAGCCTCAGTGCCAAAGCGGTGCTGAAAATCACCCTCTATGAGAACATGGAGAACCACGTCCAGGTGATGGACCAAGGGGAATCGACGGTCGATGCGCCATTGATCATAATCATCTCCCTGGTGGCTATCTGCGCCGTCCTCCTGGTCATCATGGTGGTCTTCGCTGCTCACTCTAGCCGAGAGAAAAAGGACACAAGGAACTCCTACAACTGCCGGGTCGCCGAGTCAACCCATCAGCACCATCCCAAGAAGCCCTCCCGGCAGATCCACAAGGGGGACATCACCCTGGTCCCCACAGTCAACGGTACGCTGCCAATCCGGGCGCACCACCACTCGCCCTCAGCCACGCCACCCATGGACCGAGCCCAGATGGGGAGCAGGCAGAATCACAACAGCCGCCAGTCATTGAACAGCCTAGTAACCATCTCATCCAATCACATCCCAGAGAGCTTTGCCCTGGAACTGGCACATGCGACCCCACCAGTTGAGGTAGGTCCAGACGCACACCCACCAACGTGGTCTCGCAGCCCTCTCTCATGCactctcacatgcacacgcacagagCTCTCCTTTAGAATTAACTCATCCCCACCGTTGCCTTAATCAGCACTGTCCTCTAGTTACAACTGACTCTCAGTAACAGTATTGACGATTGTAGTTGTCTTTGTCTTTACCTTGTTTACACCTTGTCAGCATTACTTTACCATAACCACTGCTCCCTCCTCGGCCACATGTCTACTTAGACCCACCCCCCCATATCATCAGCACCATGTTTGATTTTTAACACCATCCATTTTGTCTCATCCATTTTTAGCTACCTCTCCATCatccattttgtgtttactcATCCATTGTTTTGTCTCCTGTGTtgtctttttctcccctccccaATTATCCATCTGTtgttcaccccccctcccctttctgttttttttatttgttttattttctttccctttcttttttccttttttttttgttttgtttcggGATGTAGCAAGTCTCACAGCTTCTGTCCATGCTCCATCAGGGCCAGTACCAGCCCAGACCCAGTTTCCGTGGCAACAAATACTCCCGCAGCTACAGGTAATTTACCCCTATCCTTCAGCCAACCCCCCcgtacccccccctcccccccgtcccGGCTCTCCAAAAGATTATCGCTGTTTACTTTCCCTTTCGACAGCCAGTTGTTTTCCATCGCGTCTCATGTGTCGTGGCGTGTGAGTCGGTCAGCTACACGTAGGCCACCGTTTGATGGCGTGTGAACGTATTTGGTTTCCCCACATTTCCGCCGCCACCATTTCGATGTCATTCAGTTCAAAAAAAGTACGCAACTCATTTGTCTGGGTGTCACACCAATTTCCGCGGCCGCCTGTTTTCTCTGGAACAACAGAGGGCTCAGCTTGTGAAGTGCGCATCCATCATTACTTCCCTCATAATGTCCTCTTATGATCCAGGTGCTCGATTTATCGATGCCCCTAGTGGCCGTTGTGATAGATTTATTGAAATGGGCTACCTGGGCGGAGGATTTATGGGATGAGCCCTGTTTAATGATCTGACATATCCCAGAAGCAGTTCCCAGTTTTATATAAAGCATTTGTTCCTTCCTGCCGAACAGAAGACACTGCTGACGAGTCCTCCGTTGCTCCCATTGACTGAATTTAACTGCGAGCTTCCGCCACCTAGGTATGCATTACAAGACATGGACAAATTCAGCCTAAAGGACAGTGGCCGTGGGGACAGCGAGGCGGGGGACAGTGATTGCGACATGGGGCGGGAATCTCCGG from Takifugu flavidus isolate HTHZ2018 chromosome 6, ASM371156v2, whole genome shotgun sequence encodes the following:
- the pcdh18a gene encoding protocadherin-18a isoform X1, whose translation is MKSLFLSRMWKVVAVLAAAVAVAPHVRGKTLKYQTFEEQKVGTVIARLRDDVADVLAKLPSTVSLRFRAVQRGSSSFLSVRDQDGEISVRTKIDREKLCEKNLNCSIQFDVLTLPTEYLQLFHVDVEVLDINDNAPQFARSVIPIEISESAAVGARIPLDSATDPDVGENSLYTYALEPNNFFKIDIQARTDGAKYAELVVIRELDREVRATYELQYTASDRGVPPRTGSTLLKINIADSNDNSPVFEKSSYVINLPENSPVGNLLINLNATDADEGTNAKIVYSFSSHVSPKIMETFKINADTGHLTLIRRVDYETINSYDIDVQAQDMGPNSMPAHCKILVTVVDVNDNKPDISINPMSSQGNGDAAYISEASPLDNFVALVRVEDLDSGVNGEVDCKLHSQGYFKLHKSNENNYMILTNMSLDREKRSEFSLTVVAEDRGTPSLSTVKHFTVHITDENDNPPRFEKGRYEVFKSENNAPGAYLTSVLATDPDLDTNGQVSYSILENSVHGNSISTYVTIDPSNGAIYALRTFDREDVSRITFVVQAKDAGKPPMSSNATVILNILDENDNPPVIVVPQLWNFTADVPASKFTEAGQLVTMVRATDRDTGVNAELICSIVSGNEESFFLIDPRTCEIHANTSLENYPHEHAELTVMVRDQGRESLSAKAVLKITLYENMENHVQVMDQGESTVDAPLIIIISLVAICAVLLVIMVVFAAHSSREKKDTRNSYNCRVAESTHQHHPKKPSRQIHKGDITLVPTVNGTLPIRAHHHSPSATPPMDRAQMGSRQNHNSRQSLNSLVTISSNHIPESFALELAHATPPVEQVSQLLSMLHQGQYQPRPSFRGNKYSRSYRYALQDMDKFSLKDSGRGDSEAGDSDCDMGRESPVDRLLLGEGFSDLIHLEMHHRLHPAMRLCTDECRILGHSDQCWMPPLSSPASSADYRNNMYIPGEESSQQPPTDDDQSSVDSERRKSFSTFGKECGSEEAGGVMGGGGSDPCVPGGGAGSLLTEMNSVFQRLLPPNMDSYAECTETSSPSSTAERTNGRGGNVVSNHSNSAVPQDNRRVLLPGGKGPAYPPGVAAWAASTHYLNPASGSVGTNHVSTSTAPTASAPANGQSSHLKWLPAMEEIPENYEEDDFDGVFHQGHPGGKRTEVGHEAAMESSELVHEINKLLQDVRQN
- the pcdh18a gene encoding protocadherin-18a isoform X2, whose product is MKSLFLSRMWKVVAVLAAAVAVAPHVRGKTLKYQTFEEQKVGTVIARLRDDVADVLAKLPSTVSLRFRAVQRGSSSFLSVRDQDGEISVRTKIDREKLCEKNLNCSIQFDVLTLPTEYLQLFHVDVEVLDINDNAPQFARSVIPIEISESAAVGARIPLDSATDPDVGENSLYTYALEPNNFFKIDIQARTDGAKYAELVVIRELDREVRATYELQYTASDRGVPPRTGSTLLKINIADSNDNSPVFEKSSYVINLPENSPVGNLLINLNATDADEGTNAKIVYSFSSHVSPKIMETFKINADTGHLTLIRRVDYETINSYDIDVQAQDMGPNSMPAHCKILVTVVDVNDNKPDISINPMSSQGNGDAAYISEASPLDNFVALVRVEDLDSGVNGEVDCKLHSQGYFKLHKSNENNYMILTNMSLDREKRSEFSLTVVAEDRGTPSLSTVKHFTVHITDENDNPPRFEKGRYEVFKSENNAPGAYLTSVLATDPDLDTNGQVSYSILENSVHGNSISTYVTIDPSNGAIYALRTFDREDVSRITFVVQAKDAGKPPMSSNATVILNILDENDNPPVIVVPQLWNFTADVPASKFTEAGQLVTMVRATDRDTGVNAELICSIVSGNEESFFLIDPRTCEIHANTSLENYPHEHAELTVMVRDQGRESLSAKAVLKITLYENMENHVQVMDQGESTVDAPLIIIISLVAICAVLLVIMVVFAAHSSREKKDTRNSYNCRVAESTHQHHPKKPSRQIHKGDITLVPTVNGTLPIRAHHHSPSATPPMDRAQMGSRQNHNSRQSLNSLVTISSNHIPESFALELAHATPPVEGQYQPRPSFRGNKYSRSYRYALQDMDKFSLKDSGRGDSEAGDSDCDMGRESPVDRLLLGEGFSDLIHLEMHHRLHPAMRLCTDECRILGHSDQCWMPPLSSPASSADYRNNMYIPGEESSQQPPTDDDQSSVDSERRKSFSTFGKECGSEEAGGVMGGGGSDPCVPGGGAGSLLTEMNSVFQRLLPPNMDSYAECTETSSPSSTAERTNGRGGNVVSNHSNSAVPQDNRRVLLPGGKGPAYPPGVAAWAASTHYLNPASGSVGTNHVSTSTAPTASAPANGQSSHLKWLPAMEEIPENYEEDDFDGVFHQGHPGGKRTEVGHEAAMESSELVHEINKLLQDVRQN